In Erigeron canadensis isolate Cc75 chromosome 1, C_canadensis_v1, whole genome shotgun sequence, a single window of DNA contains:
- the LOC122595791 gene encoding aspartic proteinase 36-like, which produces MQFAGIPARLKLFGVVIVLLQGVMVLCTSPVSLKLERAFPHNDEMDLSEIIDRDRSRHHRFLKQQDSHTKDVIDFPIQGTYDPYRVGLYYTKVQLGSPPKEFYVQVDTGSDVLWVSCKDCTGCPTSSGLKVPIVFYDPSSSSTSSLISCSDDRCTLGIHATEAECSSSKFKCTYKLKYGDGSATSGYYVSDLIHLEIMSDDKNPSSNASSYVMFGCSTSQSGELSRSERAVNGIFGFGQRGLSVISQLALQGAAPDAFSHCLVGDGDGGGILVLGQIMDPKMVYSPLVQSQPHYNLHLKSIAVNGKTLSIDPSVFESSHKRKGTIIDSGTTLGYLPEEAYDPFVEAITKSVSQSVQPFDSKGYQCYITKNSLSEMFPTVSLNFEGDASMVLKPGNYLLKQRTTDGESAWCIGFQKVKGQGLTILGDIVLKDKSVVYDLGGQRIGWVDHDCKTPVDVSTKSSDRRRMSNASSLQNTLYKLTPFMIFASILHLLVFSDFFSIIS; this is translated from the exons ATGCAGTTTGCTGGAATTCCAGCACGTTTAAAATTGTTTGGTGTTGTGATTGTGTTGTTGCAAGGGGTGATGGTTCTTTGCACGTCTCCCGTGAGTCTTAAGCTAGAGAGAGCTTTTCCACATAACGATGAGATGGATTTGAGTGAAATAATTGATAGAGATCGTTCAAGGCATCATAGATTCTTGAAGCAACAAGACTCGCATACAAAAGATGTTATCGATTTCCCAATTCAAGGCACTTATGATCCTTATCGTGTTGG TCTCTAttatacaaaggttcaattggGTTCTCCTCCTAAGGAATTTTATGTACAAGTTGACACCGGAAGTGATGTATTGTGGGTCAGTTGCAAAGATTGCACAGGTTGCCCTACGTCGAGCGGACTCAAA GTTCCAATTGTATTTTATGACCCTTCAAGTTCATCAACATCTTCTTTGATATCCTGTTCAGACGATAGGTGTACCTTAGGAATCCATGCTACTGAGGCAGAATGTTCAAGTTCAAAGTTTAAGTGCACTTACAAACTTAAATATGGAGATGGGAGTGCGACATCAGGATATTATGTGTCGGATTTAATCCATTTGGAAATTATGTCTGATGATAAAAACCCATCATCAAACGCTTCGTCCTATGTTATGTTCGG TTGCAGCACATCTCAATCTGGGGAGTTGTCTAGATCGGAACGAGCTGTCAATGGGATCTTTGGATTTGGTCAACGAGGTTTATCTGTTATCTCACAACTTGCTTTACAAGGGGCAGCTCCAGATGCATTTTCTCATTGTCttgttggtgatggtgatggcggTGGTATTTTGGTTCTTGGTCAGATCATGGATCCAAAGATGGTCTATTCACCACTCGTCCAGTCACA ACCACATTATAATTTACATCTGAAGAGCATTGCTGTTAATGGCAAAACACTGTCAATTGATCCATCTGTTTTTGAATCATCACACAAGCGAAAAGGGACCATAATTGATTCCGGGACTACTCTTGGATACCTACCAGAAGAGGCCTATGATCCTTTCGTGGAAGCT ATTACGAAGTCTGTTTCTCAATCTGTCCAGCCTTTTGATTCAAAGGGATATCAGTGTTATATAACTAAGAACAG CCTCTCTGAGATGTTTCCCACTGTGAGCTTAAATTTTGAGGGTGATGCTTCAATGGTTTTAAAACCTGGAAACTACCTTTTAAAGCAGAGGACCACG GATGGTGAATCAGCATGGTGCATTGGTTTTCAGAAGGTCAAGGGTCAAGGCCTCACAATTTTAGGAG ATATTGTTCTGAAAGACAAGAGTGTTGTTTATGACTTGGGTGGTCAAAGAATCGGTTGGGTTGATCATGACT GTAAGACACCTGTTGATGTGTCTACTAAATCAAGTGACCGTCGAAGGATGTCAAATGCTAGTTCACTGCAGAATACACTATACAAGCTAACTCCTTTCATGATTTTTGCTTCCATATTACATTTATTGGTATTTAGTGATTTCTTCAGCATAATATCTTAG
- the LOC122581845 gene encoding uncharacterized protein LOC122581845 isoform X1, which translates to MLRLKQLTSPRSAVTLTSRLSLLFRKEDRNNKEFRVAATRFTSNRFLHFYQIGNKDAIEKERARLKDEMNRGYFADMAELKQHGGKIATANKVLIPAMAAVKFPQLQVSSSNGNSFKLPITTFGTDAGSLKADAPKVTLMCLSFRAASQGMNDSWSAPFVETFSNSDKVQLYEVSFIESWLLSLAPMKKLLLLMLKKSKPQENGVLQKQIAYAFGDHYYFRKELKILNLLTGYMFLLDKFGRIRWQGFGLATPNELSSLLSCTSLLLEEE; encoded by the exons ATGTTACGGTTGAAACAGCTGACGTCACCGAGATCGGCGGTTACCCTGACTTCACGACTATCCTTATTATTCAGAAAAGAAGATCGTAATAATAAAGAATTTCGTGTAGCAGCTACACGTTTCACCTCAAATCGGTTTCTTCATTTCTATCag ATTGGAAATAAGGATGCAATCGAGAAAGAACGTGCTCGGCT TAAAGATGAAATGAATAGAGGATATTTCGCTGATATGGCGGAACTCAAACAACACGGCGGTAAG ATTGCTACTGCGAATAAGGTTCTTATTCCAGCTATGGCGGCTGTCAAATTCCCTCAGCTACAAGTGTCTTCCTCAAATGGAAATTCTTTTAAACTGCCGATTACTACTTTTGGAACCGATGCTGGATCATTGAAAGCTGATGCCCCCAAGGTGACCTTGATGTGTCTTTCATTTCGTGCAGCTTCACAG GGTATGAATGATTCTTGGAGTGCTCCATTTGTTGAGACGTTCAGCAACTCAGATAAAGTTCAATTATATGAG gTATCCTTCATCGAATCGTGGCTGTTATCTCTGGCCCCTATGAAGAAGCTGCTACTTCTCATGTTGAAGAAGTCAAAACCCCAAGAAAATGGTGTATTGCAGAAACAAATAGCATATGCTTTTGGTGACCATTATTATTTCAGAAAAGAGCTGAAAATACTGAACCTTCTGACTGG CTATATGTTTTTGCTCGACAAATTTGGTAGAATACGTTGGCAAGGTTTTGGATTGGCAACACCAAACGAATTGTCATCACTTCTATCTTGCACTTCGCTTCTCCTGGAAGAAGAATAG
- the LOC122581845 gene encoding uncharacterized protein LOC122581845 isoform X2 has protein sequence MNRGYFADMAELKQHGGKIATANKVLIPAMAAVKFPQLQVSSSNGNSFKLPITTFGTDAGSLKADAPKVTLMCLSFRAASQGMNDSWSAPFVETFSNSDKVQLYEVSFIESWLLSLAPMKKLLLLMLKKSKPQENGVLQKQIAYAFGDHYYFRKELKILNLLTGYMFLLDKFGRIRWQGFGLATPNELSSLLSCTSLLLEEE, from the exons ATGAATAGAGGATATTTCGCTGATATGGCGGAACTCAAACAACACGGCGGTAAG ATTGCTACTGCGAATAAGGTTCTTATTCCAGCTATGGCGGCTGTCAAATTCCCTCAGCTACAAGTGTCTTCCTCAAATGGAAATTCTTTTAAACTGCCGATTACTACTTTTGGAACCGATGCTGGATCATTGAAAGCTGATGCCCCCAAGGTGACCTTGATGTGTCTTTCATTTCGTGCAGCTTCACAG GGTATGAATGATTCTTGGAGTGCTCCATTTGTTGAGACGTTCAGCAACTCAGATAAAGTTCAATTATATGAG gTATCCTTCATCGAATCGTGGCTGTTATCTCTGGCCCCTATGAAGAAGCTGCTACTTCTCATGTTGAAGAAGTCAAAACCCCAAGAAAATGGTGTATTGCAGAAACAAATAGCATATGCTTTTGGTGACCATTATTATTTCAGAAAAGAGCTGAAAATACTGAACCTTCTGACTGG CTATATGTTTTTGCTCGACAAATTTGGTAGAATACGTTGGCAAGGTTTTGGATTGGCAACACCAAACGAATTGTCATCACTTCTATCTTGCACTTCGCTTCTCCTGGAAGAAGAATAG
- the LOC122578290 gene encoding vacuolar protein sorting-associated protein 41 homolog produces the protein MSPKPSENGTEGDDEREEGEEDTEEEEEEKQEDDLEEEEDEPRLKYQRMGGTVPSLLSNDAASCVAVAERMIALGTHGGSVHILDFLGNQVREFRAHTAAVNDLCFDLDGEFIGSCSDDGSVVIISLFTDEKLKFEYHRPMKAIAIDPDYSRKSSRRFVAGGLAGNLYFNVKKWLGYRDQVLHSGEGPIHAVKWRTSLIAWANDAGVKVYDAANDQRVTFIERPRGSPRPELLMPHLCWQDDVLLVIGWGTAIKIASIKTNQARGVNGSYRQITTSNMNQVDIVASFQTSYFISGVAPFGDSLVVLAYIPGEEDGEKEFSSSVPSRQGNAQRPEVHVVTWNNDELATDALPVLGFEHYKAKDYSLAHVPFSGSSYAGGQWAAGDEPLYYVVSPKDVVIAKPRDAEDHINWLLQHGWHEKALAAVEAGQGRSELLDEVGSRYLDHLIVERKYAEAASLCPKVLRGSASAWERWVFHFAHLRQLPVLVPYIPTENPVLRDTAYEVALVALATIPSSHKDLLSAVKSWPPVIYSAVPVIAAIEPQLNTSSMTDELKEALAVLYEIDGQYEKAFALYADLMKPDIFEFIEKHNLHDAIREKVVQLMLIDHKRAVSLLIQYRDLITPAEVVTQVLGSRKQCDSRYFLYEYLHALLEVNPHAGRDFHDMQVELYAEYDRKMLLPFLRSSQHYRLEKAYEVCLKKDLLSEQVFILGRMGNTKQALAVIIDKQGDIKEAVEFVSMQHDDDLWEELIRQCLNKPEMVGVLLEHTVGNLDPLYIVNIVPNGLEIPRLRDRLVKIITDYRTETSLRHGCNDILKADIVNLLVKYYKEARRAIYLSNEEKGTRSNMDNGGSNPMDRAPVLKSMEAKSKTSAGGRCCICFDPLSIQNASVIVFFCCHAYHLHCLMDSTNSITTKKGAGITSSNSYSNGDYIEDEDDENPEDTPTVASRMRCVMCTTAAG, from the exons ATGTCTCCGAAGCCATCAGAGAACGGAACCGAAGGCGACGATGAAAGAGAAGAAGGCGAAGAAGatacagaagaagaagaagaagaaaaacaagaagatgatttagaagaagaagaagacgagCCGAGATTGAAGTATCAGCGAATGGGAGGCACCGTGCCTTCTTTGTTATCAAACGACGCCGCTTCCTGTGTCGCTGTCGCTGAACGGATGATCGCTCTCGGCACTCATGGCGGTTCCGTCCATATCCTTGATTTCCTCGGTAATCAG GTCAGGGAATTCCGGGCTCATACTGCTGCGGTCAATGATCTTTGCTTTGACTTAGATGGTGAATTCATTGGAAGCTGCTCAGATGATGGGTCTGTTGTGATTATCAGCCTTTTCACAGACGAGAAACTGAAATTTGAGTATCATCGCCCTATGAAGGCGATTGCAATCGACCCAGATTATTCAAGGAAATCATCTAGGAGATTTGTTGCTGGTGGGTTGGCtggaaatttatattttaatgtaaaaaaatgGTTAGGGTACCGTGATCAG GTTTTGCATTCCGGAGAAGGTCCTATCCATGCTGTGAAATGGAGAACAAGTCTAATTGCGTGGGCTAATGATGCTGGAGTAAAAGTTTATGATGCTGCTAATGATCAACGTGTTACTTTTATTGAGAGACCCAGAGGAAGCCCACGACCTGAGCTTCTAATGCCCCACTTATGTTGGCAG GATGATGTTCTTCTTGTTATTGGCTGGGGAACAGCTATAAAAATCGCGTCAATCAAAACTAATCAGGCCAGAGGTGTCAATGGGTCATATAGGCAGATTACGACCTCAAACATGAACCAAGTTGATATCGTAGCATCATTTCAAACCAGCTATTTCATATCAGGAGTTGCTCCCTTTGGTGACTCTTTGGTTGTTCTAGCTTACATACCTGGGGAGGAAGATGGAGAGAAGGAATTTAGCAGCAGTGTTCCGTCACGACAG gGGAATGCACAAAGACCTGAAGTGCATGTAGTGACATGGAACAATGATGAACTCGCAACAGATGCGTTACCTGTACTTGGATTCGAGCATTACAAGGCAAAAGATTATTCTCTTGCTCATGTGCCTTTTTCAG GTAGCAGCTATGCAGGTGGTCAATGGGCGGCTGGTGATGAACCATTATACTATGTTGTATCTCCAAAAGATGTAGTTATTGCCAAGCCTAG GGATGCGGAAGATCATATAAATTGGCTTCTTCAACATGGATGGCATGAGAAAGCTTTAGCAGCAGTTGAAGCTGGGCAGGGGCGTAGTGAGCTCCTTGATGAG GTGGGATCAAGGTATCTGGATCATTTGATTGTAGAAAGGAAGTATGCTGAAGCAGCTTCTTTATGTCCCAAAGTGTTGCGAGGTTCTGCATCAGCATGGGAGAG ATGGGTTTTCCACTTTGCTCATCTCCGTCAGCTCCCTGTGTTGGTTCCATACATCCCAACAGAGAACCCAGTACTACGCGATACCGCTTATGAG GTTGCCCTTGTAGCTCTTGCAACAATTCCATCTTCCCACAAGGATCTCCTATCTGCTGTCAAATCTTGGCCACCTGTAATATACTCTGCGGTCCCTGTCATAGCAGCTATAGAGCCTCAACTTAACACGTCATCGATGACTGATGAACTCAAAGAG GCACTGGCAGTGTTGTATGAAATTGATGGTCAATATGAGAAAGCTTTTGCACTTTATGCTGAT CTTATGAAACCAGATATCTTTGAATTTATCGAGAAGCATAACTTGCATGATGCCATTCGTGAGAAG GTTGTTCAGTTAATGCTCATTGATCATAAGCGTGCAGTTTCACTGTTAATCCAGTACAGGGACTTGATTACTCCTGCTGAAGTTGTTACTCAAGTTCTGGGTTCAAGAAAGCAATGCGACTCTAGATACTTTCTGTATGAGTATCTGCATGCTCTACTTGAAGTCAATCCTCATGCTGGCAGAGATTTTCATGACATGCAG GTTGAGCTTTACGCAGAGTATGATCGAAAAATGTTGCTTCCTTTTCTGCGGAGTAGTCAGCATTACAGGCTTGAAAAG GCCTATGAAGTTTGTCTTAAGAAAGATTTGCTAAGTGAGCAAGTTTTCATTCTTGGAAGAATGGGGAACACAAAGCAAGCCCTTGCTGTTATTATAGACAAACAGGGGGATATAAAAGAG GCTGTAGAATTTGTCAGTATGCAGCATGATGACGACCTGTGGGAAGAACTTATAAGACAGTGTCTAAATAAACCTGAAATG GTTGGTGTCTTGTTGGAACATACTGTAGGCAACCTTGATCCTCTCTATATTGTCAATATCGTACCCAATGGCTTGGAAATTCCTCG GCTAAGGGATCGTTTAGTCAAGATTATTACAGATTACAGGACTGAAACTTCTCTGAGACATGGTTGCAATGATATACTCAAG GCGGATATTGTTAACCTTTTAGTGAAATATTACAAAGAAGCAAGACGTGCAATATATCTAAGCAATGAAGAAAAGGGAACACGTTCTAACATGGACAATGGTGGTAGTAATCCAATGGACCGAGCCCCGGTCCTAAAATCAATGGAGGCAAAGTCAAAAACCAGTGCAGGCGGAAGGTGTTGCATATGTTTCGACCCATTGTCCATTCAGAATGCATCAGTCATTGTTTTCTTTTGCTGTCATGCCTACCACTTGCATTGTCTCATGGATTCTACCAATTCTATAACTACTAAAAAAGGGGCAGGAATCACATCTTCCAACTCATATTCCAATGGTGATTACATtgaggatgaagatgatgaaaatccCGAAGACACCCCTACGGTTGCCTCTCGGATGAGATGTGTCATGTGTACCACGGCTGCTGGTTAA